In a single window of the Hoyosella subflava DQS3-9A1 genome:
- the fahA gene encoding fumarylacetoacetase — MTRIAIPADSFFGSENLPYGSFSTKDNPLPRVGVRVADSVVDLSVALGDDVFAQPTLNPFMAQGRAAWDKTRSRIKELIAEDIPDAAVHAVSDVTLHLPIEVADYVDFYASEHHASNLGRLFRPNAEPLMPNWKHLPVGYHGRSSTVVVTGTDIIRPQGQRKGPNDPAPVFGPSVRLDIEVELGFIVGVGSRMGESISPDEFAEHCFGAVILNDWSARDIQAWEYVPLGPNLGKSFATTISAWVVPLAALEAARVPTPVQDPEPLPYLRGKENWGLDVDLEVHWNGDTISRPPYAPMYWSPAQMLAHTTVNGASTRTGDLFGSGTISGPEKNQRGAFIELTWGGAEPVLVNGEERTFLEDGDEVVITATAPGLAGTRIGFGEVAGRILPSRGGAQ; from the coding sequence ATGACCCGCATCGCCATTCCCGCCGATTCGTTCTTCGGCAGTGAGAACCTTCCATACGGATCGTTCTCTACGAAGGACAACCCCTTGCCGAGAGTGGGTGTCCGCGTCGCGGATTCCGTCGTCGACCTTTCCGTCGCTCTCGGTGACGACGTGTTCGCCCAGCCGACGCTGAACCCCTTCATGGCCCAAGGCAGGGCCGCATGGGACAAGACACGATCCCGGATCAAAGAACTCATCGCCGAAGACATTCCCGACGCTGCCGTCCATGCGGTGAGCGACGTGACGCTGCACCTGCCCATCGAAGTAGCGGATTACGTCGACTTCTACGCATCCGAACATCACGCGTCGAACCTGGGCCGCCTGTTCCGGCCCAACGCGGAGCCGCTAATGCCGAACTGGAAGCACCTTCCGGTCGGCTATCACGGACGCTCATCCACCGTCGTGGTAACTGGGACGGACATCATCCGTCCACAGGGGCAGCGCAAAGGCCCCAACGACCCGGCACCCGTATTCGGCCCCTCCGTCCGTCTCGACATTGAAGTGGAACTCGGGTTCATCGTGGGTGTCGGATCGCGAATGGGCGAGTCGATTTCGCCAGACGAGTTCGCGGAGCACTGCTTCGGTGCCGTGATCCTCAACGACTGGTCGGCACGTGACATTCAGGCCTGGGAGTACGTGCCGCTCGGCCCGAACCTCGGGAAGAGCTTCGCGACAACTATTTCCGCTTGGGTGGTCCCTCTGGCGGCGCTCGAAGCAGCCCGTGTACCCACGCCCGTGCAAGATCCCGAACCGCTGCCGTACCTGCGGGGTAAAGAAAACTGGGGGCTCGACGTCGACCTCGAAGTGCACTGGAACGGTGACACCATCTCGCGTCCGCCCTACGCGCCGATGTACTGGTCGCCTGCACAGATGCTCGCCCACACCACAGTGAATGGTGCCTCGACCCGCACCGGTGACCTTTTCGGTTCAGGCACCATCTCCGGACCCGAGAAGAATCAAAGGGGCGCGTTCATCGAGCTGACCTGGGGCGGGGCTGAACCCGTACTCGTCAACGGTGAAGAGAGAACATTCCTGGAAGACGGAGATGAGGTCGTCATCACCGCCACCGCGCCCGGTCTGGCCGGAACTCGCATCGGAT